The following are encoded together in the Pleurocapsa sp. FMAR1 genome:
- a CDS encoding helix-turn-helix domain-containing protein, with protein MNQYSYETNKQLLQDLMQQVDISDLEELSQEANVARLQLIRIQRGLIRNLSVDAIARIAKALNVSIDSLVETFVEQSTENTKLQKTENRDALTACQQEYQKLQQEMLEQQEFLEAEFQQASLETIESWLLQWPTAVAAVHKNPQLPAERLLSLVKPIEQLLKQWDIKTIASVGEELFYDPQYHQLLKGTAEPGELVKVRYVGYKQEDKLLYKAKVSPVEISDEG; from the coding sequence ATGAATCAATATTCATACGAAACCAATAAGCAACTGCTACAGGATTTGATGCAGCAGGTAGATATATCGGATCTAGAAGAACTATCTCAAGAGGCAAACGTTGCTCGATTACAGTTAATTAGAATCCAAAGAGGATTGATTCGTAATCTATCTGTAGATGCGATCGCGCGTATTGCCAAAGCACTGAATGTATCGATAGACAGTTTAGTAGAAACTTTTGTCGAGCAATCTACAGAAAACACTAAGCTACAAAAAACTGAAAATCGCGATGCCTTAACAGCTTGTCAACAAGAGTATCAAAAACTTCAGCAGGAAATGCTTGAGCAACAAGAATTTTTAGAAGCAGAATTTCAACAAGCGAGCCTAGAAACGATAGAATCTTGGTTACTACAGTGGCCGACGGCTGTAGCTGCTGTTCATAAAAACCCCCAGCTACCAGCAGAGAGATTACTCAGCTTGGTAAAACCCATAGAACAATTATTAAAGCAGTGGGATATAAAAACTATTGCTAGTGTAGGAGAAGAGTTATTTTACGATCCTCAATATCATCAATTATTAAAAGGAACAGCAGAACCAGGAGAGTTGGTAAAAGTTCGTTACGTGGGCTATAAACAAGAGGATAAATTATTGTATAAAGCAAAAGTGAGTCCAGTGGAAATAAGCGATGAGGGATGA
- a CDS encoding translation initiation factor, with protein MAAKRNSQRQPIAYQEFGNTDNSQALERGVPDLPPQQQDLRIQATRSGRKGKTVTIITGFQHKPETLSKLLKQLKAKCGTGGTVKDNSLEIQGEHKQKLLELLIQSGYKAKISGG; from the coding sequence ATGGCTGCAAAACGCAATTCCCAACGTCAACCCATTGCTTATCAAGAATTTGGCAATACTGATAATTCTCAGGCATTAGAAAGAGGAGTGCCTGATTTACCACCCCAACAGCAAGATCTCAGAATACAAGCGACTCGTTCTGGCAGAAAAGGCAAAACAGTAACGATAATCACTGGGTTTCAGCATAAACCCGAAACTCTCAGCAAGCTATTAAAACAGCTAAAAGCTAAATGTGGCACTGGCGGCACTGTCAAAGATAATAGTCTAGAAATTCAAGGAGAACATAAGCAAAAACTCCTAGAGTTATTAATTCAATCAGGTTACAAAGCCAAAATCAGTGGTGGTTAA
- a CDS encoding phosphoglycerate kinase, which yields MAKKTVASLSEADVSGKRVLVRADFNVPLDDSGKITDDTRIKAALPTIKDLVDKGGKVILCSHMGRPKGEVKEELRLTPVAKRLGELLEQDVTKCDDCVGDAVASTVNGMSNGQVVLLENLRFHSEEEANDPEFAKQLASNADLYVNEAFGTAHRAHASTEGVTHYLSPSVAGYLIEKELDYLQDAVDNPKRPLAAIIGGSKVSSKIGVIDTLLDKCDKLLIGGGMIFTFYKARGLSVGNSLVEEDKLDLAKSLEAKAKEQGVELLLPTDVVVADNFAADANAKTVSINDIPDGWMGLDIGPDSIKVFQDALADCKAVIWNGPMGVFEFDKFAAGTEAIAHTLAGKSDAVTIIGGGDSVAAVEKVGVAAKMSHISTGGGASLELLEGKTLPGIVALDDA from the coding sequence GTGGCTAAAAAGACCGTAGCGAGTTTAAGCGAAGCAGATGTTTCTGGCAAGAGAGTTTTAGTAAGAGCCGATTTCAATGTTCCCCTAGATGATAGTGGCAAGATTACAGACGATACTCGCATCAAAGCTGCGTTGCCTACAATTAAGGATTTGGTTGACAAAGGCGGTAAAGTAATTTTATGTAGCCATATGGGTCGTCCCAAAGGAGAAGTTAAAGAAGAATTACGACTAACTCCTGTTGCTAAAAGACTTGGTGAGTTGTTGGAACAAGACGTTACTAAATGTGATGATTGCGTTGGCGATGCTGTGGCTTCTACCGTTAATGGTATGAGCAACGGTCAAGTTGTTCTTTTAGAAAACCTGCGTTTTCACAGTGAAGAAGAAGCAAATGACCCTGAATTTGCCAAACAGTTAGCTTCTAATGCCGATCTATACGTTAACGAAGCATTTGGGACTGCTCACCGCGCTCATGCTTCTACTGAAGGGGTAACTCATTACCTCAGTCCTAGCGTTGCTGGTTATTTAATTGAAAAAGAATTAGATTATCTGCAAGATGCAGTAGACAACCCCAAGCGTCCTTTGGCTGCAATTATTGGTGGTTCAAAAGTTTCTAGTAAGATTGGCGTAATCGATACTTTACTCGACAAGTGCGACAAGCTACTTATCGGTGGGGGGATGATCTTTACTTTCTATAAAGCTCGTGGTTTAAGCGTTGGTAATTCCCTTGTAGAAGAAGATAAGCTAGATCTAGCAAAGTCTTTAGAAGCTAAAGCTAAAGAGCAAGGTGTTGAATTGCTATTGCCTACTGATGTAGTCGTAGCTGATAACTTTGCGGCTGATGCCAATGCTAAAACTGTAAGCATTAATGATATTCCCGATGGCTGGATGGGTTTAGATATTGGTCCTGATTCAATTAAAGTGTTTCAAGATGCTTTAGCTGACTGTAAAGCAGTAATTTGGAATGGTCCAATGGGCGTATTTGAATTCGATAAATTTGCTGCTGGTACTGAAGCGATCGCCCATACTTTAGCTGGTAAATCTGATGCTGTCACCATTATTGGTGGCGGTGACTCGGTTGCAGCGGTAGAAAAAGTTGGTGTCGCTGCCAAAATGAGCCATATTTCTACTGGTGGTGGTGCAAGTTTAGAGCTATTGGAAGGTAAAACTCTTCCTGGGATCGTTGCTTTGGATGATGCTTGA
- a CDS encoding mechanosensitive ion channel family protein: protein MGVFLWRHLDIRRLGYEGVKVKGKRVKVESFWDFVNINWLNSEIVEGDFPLLKVVLVIVVITLAQVFRKLFSTIIIKYVEDLTSQTETELDDKLIAILKQPLNWLIVIAGVGVAKLIIVTELNSAINKTANNIIGLAAIATVAWIIFRASPLLGELLGNLALETETELDDLVVPYLPKLFQTLAIVIVLLKAAEVLLGASAGALVGLIGGTGITLGLLLKDIVYDWFCTVIIFSDRLYRPGDILKVQGIDKLVQVKNIGVRSTTLCVLSQNALSKIPNSKMITGIVENWSQNPESENLLGIDITLKIDDIPSEQTDRICNTLRRFPKEIEDLSDRFTVWFSGMEQNARIIKVQAFAQVDNLKSYRAIWSEINLGILKVMEQEGIELFSSMPIAILPTKSQNSTEIESSLKKLML, encoded by the coding sequence ATGGGTGTTTTTTTATGGCGACATTTAGACATTAGGCGATTAGGATATGAAGGGGTAAAGGTTAAAGGAAAAAGGGTAAAGGTGGAAAGTTTTTGGGACTTTGTAAATATAAATTGGCTAAACTCGGAAATTGTGGAGGGGGATTTTCCTCTGCTAAAAGTTGTCCTGGTAATTGTGGTCATAACCCTGGCACAAGTATTCAGAAAGCTGTTTTCCACAATTATTATTAAATATGTAGAGGATTTAACCAGTCAGACAGAAACAGAATTAGATGATAAGTTAATTGCTATTCTCAAGCAGCCTCTAAACTGGCTTATTGTTATTGCTGGGGTTGGAGTTGCCAAGTTAATTATCGTCACTGAATTAAACTCAGCTATTAATAAAACTGCTAATAATATAATTGGTTTAGCAGCGATCGCCACAGTCGCCTGGATTATTTTTCGTGCTTCTCCTCTGTTAGGAGAACTATTGGGCAATTTAGCACTCGAAACAGAAACCGAACTAGATGATCTGGTTGTCCCTTACCTACCCAAGCTTTTTCAAACCTTGGCGATCGTCATTGTCTTACTCAAGGCAGCAGAAGTCTTGTTAGGTGCTTCAGCAGGAGCATTAGTCGGTTTAATTGGTGGTACAGGTATTACTTTGGGGTTATTGCTCAAAGATATTGTTTACGACTGGTTTTGCACCGTAATTATCTTTTCCGATCGCCTTTATCGCCCTGGTGACATCTTAAAGGTTCAGGGCATCGATAAGCTGGTACAGGTAAAAAACATTGGGGTAAGAAGCACCACCCTCTGCGTCTTGAGCCAAAATGCTTTAAGTAAAATTCCCAACTCCAAAATGATTACGGGAATTGTGGAAAACTGGTCGCAAAATCCTGAATCGGAAAATCTGCTGGGTATTGATATTACTCTCAAGATCGACGATATTCCCTCAGAACAAACTGACCGTATCTGTAATACTTTACGTCGCTTCCCCAAGGAAATTGAGGATTTGAGCGATCGCTTTACTGTTTGGTTTAGCGGTATGGAGCAAAATGCACGGATTATTAAAGTTCAGGCTTTTGCCCAAGTAGACAATCTCAAATCCTATCGTGCTATTTGGTCAGAGATTAATTTAGGTATCTTAAAAGTGATGGAACAAGAAGGAATTGAACTATTTTCTTCCATGCCCATTGCCATTTTACCTACCAAATCGCAAAATTCAACAGAAATAGAAAGTAGTCTGAAAAAACTGATGTTATAA
- the ebsA gene encoding type IV pilus biogenesis protein EbsA, with product MSTIEEIKPAGQADVIIYVPYYPKNKHSWLPHAIALYREASLEGERQVEGAESIPFVATWYVSKLPSELTRCRLQFDGQAELSYEVTLSNSEFIDYLIDVIMNFKRSNTTDFPRDFYRKLLRFE from the coding sequence ATGTCTACTATTGAAGAAATTAAACCTGCTGGTCAGGCTGATGTAATTATTTATGTACCTTATTATCCTAAAAATAAACATAGTTGGCTGCCTCATGCGATCGCTTTATACCGTGAAGCATCCTTAGAAGGAGAAAGGCAGGTAGAAGGTGCAGAAAGTATTCCTTTTGTAGCTACTTGGTATGTATCTAAATTACCATCAGAGTTAACTCGTTGTCGTTTACAGTTTGATGGACAGGCAGAATTGAGTTATGAAGTAACATTGTCTAACTCAGAGTTCATTGATTACCTAATTGATGTCATCATGAACTTTAAGCGTTCTAACACAACAGATTTTCCTAGAGATTTTTATCGAAAACTGTTGCGCTTTGAATAA
- a CDS encoding phosphotransacetylase family protein has product MATSAKHLLIASTEAHSGKSATILGLSQLSLAREISIGYGQPLATDLQKNPQNEDDRDVNFLAATLGLSANQIKPPLLRLDHQTISQRLQGKDDRDYTQDLQEYIKQIEGDLILLEGSSNLWEGSIFNLSAPEIAESINAKILLVAPYHHLLSVGSLLAAKKFLGDRLLGVVLNDISPAELADAKDTVKPYLEAQNIPVLGMIPQDRILNSISVREIATRLDAKILCCPEHLDWMIESLSIGAMNVNSALGYFRQRENMAVVTGGDRAELQMAALETSTHCLILTGRIPPKDLIIERAESLDIPILSVDTDTLTTVEVVDAAFGKVSIHEPIKVEQIQKLMEQHFDIERLMQQLGLEVVKSV; this is encoded by the coding sequence GTGGCTACATCTGCTAAACATCTTCTAATAGCTTCAACGGAGGCTCACAGCGGTAAATCGGCAACCATATTGGGTTTAAGCCAATTATCTTTGGCAAGAGAAATATCTATTGGTTATGGACAACCTTTGGCAACCGATCTGCAAAAAAATCCTCAGAATGAAGATGATAGGGATGTTAATTTTCTAGCAGCTACTTTAGGATTATCAGCTAATCAAATTAAGCCACCTCTATTAAGGTTGGATCATCAAACAATTAGTCAGCGTCTTCAAGGTAAAGATGATCGAGACTATACTCAAGATTTACAAGAATATATCAAACAAATTGAAGGTGATTTAATTCTACTAGAAGGTTCTAGCAACCTTTGGGAAGGCAGTATTTTTAATCTGTCAGCGCCAGAAATTGCCGAATCAATAAATGCTAAAATTCTTTTGGTAGCTCCTTATCATCATCTACTCTCAGTTGGTAGCCTGTTAGCGGCTAAAAAGTTTTTGGGCGATCGCCTTTTAGGAGTTGTTTTAAATGATATTTCCCCAGCAGAATTAGCCGACGCCAAGGATACTGTCAAGCCTTATTTGGAAGCTCAAAATATTCCTGTTTTGGGCATGATTCCTCAAGATCGTATTTTAAACAGTATTAGCGTCAGAGAAATAGCCACAAGACTAGATGCTAAGATTTTGTGTTGCCCTGAACATCTAGACTGGATGATAGAGAGCTTGAGCATTGGAGCAATGAACGTCAACTCAGCTTTAGGTTACTTCCGCCAGCGAGAAAATATGGCTGTAGTCACGGGTGGCGATCGCGCTGAGTTACAAATGGCAGCTTTAGAAACTTCTACTCACTGTCTGATTTTAACAGGTCGCATTCCCCCCAAAGATTTGATTATTGAGCGTGCAGAAAGTCTAGACATTCCCATTCTCTCAGTAGACACGGATACTTTAACTACTGTAGAAGTGGTTGATGCTGCTTTCGGTAAGGTTTCGATCCATGAGCCTATCAAAGTAGAACAAATTCAAAAGCTGATGGAGCAACATTTTGATATTGAGAGGCTGATGCAGCAGCTTGGTCTAGAAGTAGTGAAATCAGTATAA
- a CDS encoding heavy-metal-associated domain-containing protein, whose translation MTMKFKVPSIVCAGCIDTIKEAIITEEPEAKVEIDLDSKQVMVDTEASEESIRQIITAVGHTVEE comes from the coding sequence ATGACAATGAAGTTTAAAGTACCAAGCATAGTTTGTGCTGGTTGCATAGATACGATAAAAGAAGCAATTATTACTGAGGAACCTGAGGCTAAAGTTGAGATAGATTTAGACTCGAAACAGGTGATGGTAGACACCGAAGCCTCAGAGGAATCTATCAGGCAAATTATTACCGCAGTTGGACACACGGTTGAGGAATAA
- the glpD gene encoding glycerol-3-phosphate dehydrogenase: MRDFAQIQQTDYDVIIIGGGINGAGVARDAALRGLKTILVEKNDFASGSSSWSTRLIHGGLRYLEYFEFPLVRESLKEREVLLRNAPHLVTPLQLTIPIYRDRSRPYWKIWAGMILYDIFSFDKTLPVHRMLPKAKFKQLFRSLDDDDLAGGSQYYDGQVTLAERLCLENIISAQNAGATVLNYVEVTELPLKNSRITDVVCKDKLTGESFTISGSANAMVINTAGPWIDRVCQLGSKEGNKKPIGNTKKNGGTKGSHIVVDPFPGAPGSTLYVEAKSDGRPFFVVPWLGMYLIGTTDIAYKGDIENIKANDEEIDYLLRETNSIIPTANLGRDDIKFTYSGVRPLPNSEGKKPGSITRKHIIFDHKKEGVNNLLTLIGGKLTTYRNVGEEMVDDILKRTKRSPKPCQTDSLPLPGCILPSDPRVEQAIIEYDSTLTANTIYHLFSIYGARALEVLALTKDNPDLCESLSPNVLDIKAQIPYAVEREFAHTLVDIMRRRTTLAINGHYGINLLPAITDILQKHCGWTTEQCDRARDEYRFYMEHNCIPDYQLAKVDSFAALPIK, from the coding sequence ATGCGAGATTTTGCTCAAATTCAACAAACAGACTACGACGTAATTATTATTGGTGGCGGAATTAATGGTGCAGGTGTGGCAAGAGACGCAGCTTTGCGGGGTTTAAAAACAATCTTGGTGGAGAAGAATGATTTTGCTAGCGGTAGTTCTAGCTGGTCTACCCGCTTGATTCACGGTGGCTTACGCTATCTAGAGTATTTTGAATTTCCTTTAGTCAGAGAATCTCTAAAAGAAAGAGAGGTGTTGCTGCGTAACGCCCCGCATTTAGTTACTCCCCTTCAGTTAACTATACCTATTTATCGCGATCGCTCTCGTCCCTATTGGAAAATTTGGGCAGGAATGATTCTTTACGATATTTTTAGCTTTGATAAGACTTTGCCTGTTCATCGAATGCTACCTAAAGCAAAGTTTAAACAGCTATTTCGCTCCCTTGATGATGATGATTTAGCAGGTGGTTCACAATATTACGATGGACAAGTTACTCTAGCAGAGCGTCTTTGCTTGGAAAATATTATCTCGGCTCAAAATGCAGGCGCGACCGTACTTAACTATGTCGAAGTTACCGAACTTCCTCTTAAAAACTCTCGTATCACCGATGTTGTTTGTAAAGATAAGCTGACGGGAGAAAGCTTTACCATTTCAGGTAGTGCAAACGCAATGGTAATTAATACCGCAGGTCCTTGGATCGATCGCGTATGTCAATTGGGCAGCAAAGAGGGAAATAAAAAGCCAATTGGTAATACTAAAAAAAATGGTGGTACAAAAGGAAGTCATATTGTCGTCGATCCCTTTCCTGGTGCGCCAGGCTCGACTCTCTATGTTGAGGCAAAATCAGATGGTCGCCCTTTCTTTGTTGTTCCTTGGTTGGGTATGTATTTGATTGGCACTACGGATATAGCCTATAAAGGCGATATCGAAAATATTAAAGCCAATGATGAAGAGATTGATTACTTATTAAGAGAAACTAATAGCATTATTCCTACGGCTAATTTAGGACGAGATGATATCAAGTTTACTTATTCGGGAGTCCGTCCTCTACCCAACTCTGAGGGCAAAAAGCCAGGTAGCATTACCCGTAAACATATTATTTTCGATCATAAAAAAGAGGGCGTTAACAACTTGCTGACTTTAATTGGCGGGAAGCTAACAACCTATCGCAACGTCGGCGAAGAAATGGTAGATGACATTCTCAAACGTACAAAGCGATCGCCCAAGCCATGTCAAACCGATTCTCTGCCTCTGCCTGGCTGTATTCTGCCTAGCGATCCACGGGTTGAACAGGCAATTATTGAATATGACTCAACTTTGACAGCTAATACTATTTATCATTTATTTTCAATTTATGGTGCTAGAGCTTTAGAAGTTTTGGCTTTAACCAAAGACAATCCTGATTTATGCGAGTCTTTGAGTCCCAATGTCTTAGATATTAAAGCTCAGATACCCTACGCTGTAGAACGAGAATTTGCCCATACTTTAGTAGATATCATGCGTCGTCGTACCACCTTGGCAATAAATGGTCATTACGGGATTAATTTATTGCCTGCAATTACAGATATATTACAAAAGCACTGTGGCTGGACTACAGAACAATGCGATCGCGCCAGAGATGAATATCGCTTTTATATGGAGCATAACTGTATCCCCGATTATCAGCTTGCCAAAGTTGATAGTTTTGCAGCTTTGCCCATCAAATAA
- the ggpS gene encoding glucosylglycerol-phosphate synthase: MKSSLVILYHREPHDEVIEDGKIHYVPKKSPNGIVPTLKSFFADVNQGTWIAWKEINEGQKDSFEERVNIEGEANYNVRRIPLDEEQVKQFYHITSKEAFWPILHSFPYHFTSETAEWENFKYINRLFAEAACEEAADDALIWIHDYNLWMAPQYIRELKPDARIAFFHHTPFPSVDVFNILPWRDAIAESLLCCDIVGFHVPRYSENFVNVVRSLKPVKILKQEAVNGHMTPVGTALAEPEMTTQLSYKGQIVNIDAFPVGTNPQHIKDVLDKTETKNRLYQIKEELGGKKLIIAAGRVDYVKGNEEKLAAYGRLLERRPDLHKKVSFVMTCVESAPGMRVYKTAQSTIEQLVGQINGRYGQLDWMPVRLFTQPIPIPHLIAYYKAADICWTTPLRDGLNLVAKEYVVAHGGEDGVLVLSEFVGAAVELPEAILTNPYSLAGMDRAIEKALSMSPEEQKEQMTKMYKTVTTYDVKYWADRLLGKFKELKHEKVAA, encoded by the coding sequence ATGAAATCATCTTTAGTTATTCTCTATCATCGCGAACCTCATGACGAAGTAATAGAAGATGGCAAAATTCATTATGTTCCCAAGAAAAGCCCCAACGGCATTGTTCCCACCCTCAAAAGTTTCTTTGCTGATGTCAACCAAGGAACATGGATTGCTTGGAAAGAAATAAACGAAGGGCAAAAAGACAGCTTTGAAGAGCGAGTCAATATTGAAGGGGAAGCTAATTATAATGTGCGACGCATCCCTTTAGATGAAGAGCAGGTTAAACAGTTTTATCACATCACTTCTAAAGAGGCTTTTTGGCCTATTCTGCATTCTTTTCCCTATCATTTTACTTCCGAGACGGCTGAATGGGAAAACTTTAAATATATCAATCGCCTTTTTGCTGAAGCTGCTTGTGAAGAAGCTGCCGACGATGCTTTGATCTGGATTCATGACTACAATCTCTGGATGGCACCGCAGTATATTCGAGAACTAAAGCCCGATGCTCGAATTGCCTTTTTCCATCATACCCCTTTCCCCTCGGTGGATGTCTTTAATATTTTACCGTGGCGTGATGCGATCGCTGAAAGTCTACTTTGCTGTGATATTGTTGGTTTTCATGTTCCCCGTTATTCAGAAAACTTTGTCAACGTAGTTCGTAGTCTCAAGCCTGTTAAGATTCTTAAACAAGAAGCCGTAAATGGACATATGACTCCTGTAGGTACGGCTTTGGCTGAACCTGAAATGACTACGCAATTGAGCTATAAAGGGCAAATCGTTAATATTGATGCTTTCCCTGTGGGTACAAATCCTCAGCATATTAAAGACGTTTTAGATAAAACAGAAACCAAAAATCGACTCTACCAAATCAAAGAAGAATTAGGAGGTAAAAAATTAATTATTGCTGCTGGACGAGTTGATTATGTCAAAGGGAATGAAGAAAAATTAGCGGCATATGGTCGTTTACTAGAGCGTCGCCCCGATTTACACAAAAAAGTAAGCTTTGTGATGACCTGTGTAGAATCTGCCCCAGGAATGCGCGTTTATAAAACGGCTCAAAGTACCATAGAGCAGCTAGTAGGTCAAATTAACGGTCGCTACGGTCAACTAGACTGGATGCCAGTTCGCTTGTTTACTCAGCCTATACCTATACCTCATTTGATTGCCTACTATAAGGCTGCCGATATTTGTTGGACAACTCCTCTACGAGACGGTCTAAACCTAGTAGCCAAAGAATATGTTGTGGCTCATGGTGGCGAAGATGGTGTTTTAGTTCTCTCTGAATTTGTCGGTGCAGCAGTAGAATTACCCGAAGCAATTTTAACTAATCCTTATTCTCTTGCTGGCATGGATCGAGCGATTGAAAAAGCTTTAAGTATGTCCCCAGAAGAGCAGAAAGAGCAGATGACCAAGATGTACAAAACCGTAACCACCTACGACGTAAAATACTGGGCAGATCGTCTTTTGGGTAAATTTAAAGAGCTTAAGCACGAAAAGGTAGCAGCATAG
- the gghA gene encoding glucosylglycerol hydrolase codes for MKVEVDTSIRLVPEATGKLLAWASGLESSTNNYLEQVKALARKLGAYYRPDGLTEIGFWVPGLMRDVLHEREIYLEVFTPIKPIDWQQTEQTIKFKRDRLHLEQQGEFIWGVVAGMQPGNREQAGSFYWLRYIDRAEKLRTIRDLVPLSLPFGIFAPAELYDIDSLQGNRQDLDYLERTAKSDDPKIKIPRVKDPRNILQIHVGTASSEGTIAGLTHIYQKIAHKIKEKEALTPSEQNYIGYDAIELLPTEPTIEYRDEYSPESEFFAFIGEEDDLIEIELFKPNTQDWGYDVPILGSSTTNPALLDSLRPDEVVDFIATLHNFPTHPIQVIYDLVYGHADNQSELLIAREFLKGPNMYGQDLNHQLPMVRSILLEMQRRKINTGADGIRIDGGQDFRFFNPLSGRVEQDDAYLLEMSNIVQEVKGHKRLLFTIFEDGRPWPDEGWEEKSTYRELIDLKPESYQWGPLIFAHNTPSLKGFWNKKWSRVMEIMTIGDHWITGCGNHDTVRRGNQINAKEAINWNLGTTLPDVLHNAYDNPAVTLWVNCFSPGLPMDFINATMHAPWLFFRNTDEQYGVKVLSEEMGFLDWQINPSLYQQSHCFVHMKTLGFKQLKQLNQFGAALHHAMIQQNYNLAEVVEVLRACTSPETHCIEDLPPCTELMRVGMVRFLKKLDEDRLKKFALMFMEDCYQVCNVYNYESMVDSSRAEFNLATREFRHQNPWLAQNILKNDTFDKLKDSERTVVYGIRHNSDQEPAVAIIANFEGETIELDVSEILETDLSDWQIAIATPNLKTDDLANLSLNNSQGLLLTRSA; via the coding sequence GTGAAAGTAGAAGTAGATACATCAATTAGATTAGTCCCCGAAGCTACTGGGAAATTATTAGCTTGGGCATCAGGTTTAGAAAGTTCAACCAATAATTATCTAGAACAAGTCAAAGCCTTAGCCCGCAAATTAGGTGCGTATTATCGACCCGATGGCTTGACGGAAATTGGTTTTTGGGTGCCTGGGCTAATGAGGGATGTTCTACACGAGCGAGAAATTTACCTAGAAGTTTTTACGCCTATAAAACCTATTGACTGGCAACAAACAGAACAAACGATTAAATTTAAACGCGATCGCCTACACTTAGAACAGCAAGGAGAGTTTATCTGGGGTGTAGTGGCAGGAATGCAGCCAGGAAACCGCGAGCAAGCAGGTTCTTTCTACTGGTTGCGCTACATTGACCGCGCTGAAAAACTGCGGACTATTCGCGATTTGGTTCCTCTTTCCTTACCTTTCGGTATTTTTGCCCCTGCTGAACTATATGACATAGATAGCCTTCAGGGAAATAGACAGGATTTAGATTATCTAGAGCGGACAGCTAAATCTGATGATCCCAAAATAAAAATTCCCCGCGTTAAAGATCCCAGAAATATTTTACAGATTCATGTAGGGACAGCTTCCTCTGAAGGAACGATTGCAGGGTTAACTCATATTTATCAAAAAATTGCTCATAAAATCAAGGAAAAAGAAGCTTTAACCCCTAGTGAACAAAATTATATTGGCTATGATGCGATCGAATTGTTACCTACCGAACCAACAATCGAATATCGCGATGAATACAGCCCCGAAAGCGAATTTTTTGCTTTTATAGGCGAAGAAGACGATCTAATAGAAATAGAGCTATTTAAGCCTAATACCCAAGATTGGGGCTATGATGTACCCATCCTTGGTTCTAGCACTACTAATCCTGCTTTACTTGATAGTTTGCGTCCTGATGAGGTAGTAGATTTTATTGCTACTTTGCACAATTTTCCTACCCATCCTATTCAAGTAATTTACGATCTTGTTTATGGACACGCTGATAACCAAAGTGAGCTATTAATTGCTCGCGAATTTCTCAAAGGACCAAATATGTATGGTCAAGATCTCAACCATCAATTGCCAATGGTCAGGTCAATTCTCTTGGAAATGCAGCGACGCAAAATCAATACGGGGGCTGACGGCATTCGTATTGATGGCGGTCAAGATTTTCGCTTTTTTAATCCTCTTTCAGGCAGGGTTGAACAGGATGATGCTTATTTATTAGAAATGAGTAATATTGTTCAAGAGGTAAAAGGTCACAAGCGACTGCTGTTTACTATTTTTGAAGATGGTCGTCCTTGGCCTGATGAAGGTTGGGAGGAAAAGTCTACCTATCGTGAGTTAATCGATCTCAAGCCAGAGTCCTATCAGTGGGGACCACTAATTTTTGCTCACAATACCCCCAGTCTTAAAGGGTTTTGGAACAAGAAGTGGTCTAGAGTCATGGAAATCATGACCATAGGCGATCATTGGATTACAGGCTGTGGTAATCATGATACTGTACGACGGGGTAATCAAATAAATGCTAAAGAAGCAATCAACTGGAATCTAGGTACAACCCTGCCAGATGTTTTGCATAATGCTTACGATAACCCTGCGGTGACTTTGTGGGTCAACTGCTTTAGTCCTGGTTTGCCAATGGACTTTATTAATGCCACCATGCACGCTCCTTGGCTATTTTTTCGTAATACTGATGAACAGTATGGAGTCAAGGTACTTTCTGAGGAAATGGGCTTTTTAGACTGGCAAATCAACCCCAGCCTCTATCAACAGTCTCATTGTTTTGTCCACATGAAAACTCTGGGATTTAAACAGCTAAAACAGTTAAACCAGTTTGGTGCAGCTTTACACCATGCCATGATCCAGCAAAACTATAATTTAGCCGAAGTAGTCGAAGTTCTGCGTGCTTGCACTAGCCCTGAGACACACTGTATTGAGGATTTACCGCCCTGTACGGAGTTAATGCGGGTGGGAATGGTACGTTTTTTGAAAAAACTAGACGAAGACCGTTTAAAAAAATTTGCCTTAATGTTTATGGAAGACTGTTATCAGGTTTGTAATGTCTATAATTATGAATCTATGGTTGATAGCTCAAGAGCCGAATTTAACCTTGCTACGAGAGAGTTTCGTCATCAAAACCCTTGGCTAGCGCAAAATATTCTCAAAAACGATACTTTTGACAAACTCAAGGATAGTGAAAGAACCGTAGTTTATGGAATTCGGCATAATTCTGACCAAGAACCAGCAGTGGCAATAATCGCGAATTTTGAAGGGGAAACAATTGAGCTAGATGTGTCAGAAATATTAGAAACCGATCTATCAGATTGGCAAATTGCGATCGCAACTCCCAACCTAAAAACAGACGATCTTGCCAACCTTAGCCTAAATAATAGTCAAGGTTTATTATTAACACGATCTGCATAA